From a single Pempheris klunzingeri isolate RE-2024b chromosome 2, fPemKlu1.hap1, whole genome shotgun sequence genomic region:
- the ptgis gene encoding prostacyclin synthase, whose translation MTISKLKLATALVYTSEVDKPTVSHCCNSTVILTFRIPDRKTNEPPLDKGFIPWLGHALEFVKDSAKFLARMKEKHGDIFTVRVAGHYVTVLLDPNSFDAVLKDTVSLDFTRSRNQLVKRIFGLQLPSIKPAAERKWMEQHFQGLSLFKLSSSMSAHLQNVLLSDQKGCGPSEWKQDGLFSLCYSLLFRAGYLTLFERRDNAAAVYKEFRTFDNLLTKLARCSLKRGESKTANCARQRLWELLSPNWLSRASGSNSWQQSYHHFLQQEGVDAEMQKRALLLQLWTTQCNAGPAAFWLLGFLLTHPEAMEAVKSEIRGLPPQDTSLQNPPIDRLEAHSTPVFDSVLSETLRLTAAVMISREVVQDKILRMANGREFQLRRGDRVCLFPFLSPQMDPQIHQEPQIFKYDRFLNDNMTVKDEFYKDGKRMKYHTMPWGAGRNICVGKEFAVTAIKQFVFLLLTQLDLKMCDPEAKLPPVNPSRYGFGMLQPDGDLQIRYRLRRTQHEL comes from the exons ATGACTATTAGCAAACTCAAACTAGCAACAGCTCTTGTTTATACCTCAGAG gtAGATAAGCCAACTGTCTCACATTGTTGTAATTCTACTGTAATTCTGACTTTCCGTATACCTGACAGAAAGACGAATGAGCCACCTCTGGACAAAGGTTTCATTCCATGGCTGGGACATGCTCTTGAGTTTGTAAAAGATTCTGCAAAGTTTTTGGCTcgcatgaaagaaaaacacgGGGATATCTTCACA GTCCGTGTTGCTGGTCATTACGTGACGGTGCTGTTGGACCCAAACTCTTTCGATGCCGTGCTGAAAGACACAGTCTCGTTGGACTTCACCCGCAGCAGAAACCAGCTCGTAAAAAGGATCTTCGGTTTGCAGCTGCCGAGCATcaaacctgcagcagagaggaaatggaTGGAACA GCATTTTCAAGGTCTCAGTCTCTTCAAACTCAGCAGTTCCATGAGCGCTCACCTTCAGAACGTGCTGCTGAGTGACCAGAAAGGCTGCGGCCCTTcagagtggaaacaggatggACTCTTTAGCCTTTGTTACAGCCTGCTCTTCAG GGCCGGATATCTCACATTGTTTGAGCGGAGAGACAACGCTGCTGCAGTCTACAAAGAGTTCCGCACGTTTGACAATCTTCTCACCAAACTGGCTCGCTGCTCGCTCAAACGAG GGGAAAGTAAAACAGCCAACTGTGCCCGGCAGCGACTGTGGGAGCTGCTCTCCCCAAACTGGTTGAGCAGAGCATCAGGTTCAAACTCCTGGCAGCAGAGCTACCATCACttcctgcagcaggagggagtagatgcagaaatgcagaaaagaGCTTTACTCCTGCAGCTGTGGACCACACAG tgtaaTGCTGGACCTGCTGCCTTTTGGCTCCTTGGTTTCCTGCTCACTCACCCTGAGGCCATGGAGGCTGTTAAATCAGAGATCAGAGGCCTCCCCCCTCAAGACACTTCCCTACAGAATCCCCCCATCGACCGGCTGGAGGCACACAGCACACCTGTGTTCG ATAGCGTTCTGAGTGAGACCTTACGGCTCACCGCTGCGGTAATGATCAGCAGAGAGGTGGTACAGGATAAGATCCTGCGCATGGCCAATGGACGGGAGTTCCAGCTCAGACGGGGAGACAGAGTGTGTCTGTTCCCTTTCCTCAGCCCTCAAATGGATCCACAGATACACCAAGAACCTCAG attttcaaGTATGATCGCTTCTTAAATGATAACATGACAGTGAAGGATGAATTCTACAAGGATGGAAAAAGAATGAAGTACCACACCATGCCCTGGGGTGCTGGGAGAAACATCTGCGTTGGGAAagagtttgctgttacagccaTTAAACA GTTTGTGTTCTTGCTCTTGACCCAGCTCGATCTGAAGATGTGCGACCCAGAGGCTAAACTGCCACCAGTTAATCCCAGTCGCTACGGCTTCGGGATGCTTCAACCAGATGGAGATCTGCAGATCCGATACAGACTGAGGAGGACACAGCATGAATTGTGA